From Streptomyces sp. NBC_00683, one genomic window encodes:
- a CDS encoding response regulator transcription factor, translated as MTIRVLVAEDQAAVRAGLVLILGSAPDIEVVGEAGDGESAVRLARELRPDLVLMDVQMPRLDGVSATRQVVAEQLADVLVLTTFDLDEYVFGALRAGAAGFLLKDTDAHDLLDAVRTVARGEGLIAPAVTRRLIAEFAVTAPARRPGAADPAVLDALTRREREVLCALGEGLSNAEIAVRLSMAEATAKTHVSRLLGKLELRSRVQAAVLAQELDL; from the coding sequence GTGACGATCCGGGTACTGGTCGCCGAGGACCAGGCGGCGGTGCGCGCGGGGCTGGTACTGATCCTGGGCAGCGCACCGGACATCGAGGTCGTGGGCGAGGCGGGCGACGGCGAGAGCGCCGTGCGCCTGGCCCGCGAACTGCGCCCGGATCTGGTGCTGATGGACGTCCAGATGCCCCGGCTCGACGGTGTGTCGGCCACGCGGCAGGTCGTCGCGGAGCAGCTCGCCGACGTACTGGTACTGACGACGTTCGATCTGGACGAGTACGTCTTCGGGGCCCTGCGGGCAGGCGCGGCGGGGTTCCTGCTGAAGGACACCGACGCGCACGACCTGCTGGACGCGGTGCGTACGGTGGCGCGCGGCGAGGGCCTGATCGCGCCGGCGGTGACGCGGCGTCTGATCGCGGAGTTCGCCGTGACCGCGCCCGCGCGCCGGCCGGGCGCAGCGGATCCGGCGGTGCTCGATGCGCTGACCCGGCGGGAACGCGAGGTGCTGTGCGCTCTCGGTGAGGGGCTGTCGAACGCGGAGATCGCAGTGCGGCTCTCGATGGCGGAGGCGACGGCGAAGACGCACGTCAGCAGGCTGCTGGGGAAGCTGGAACTGCGGAGCCGGGTCCAAGCGGCAGTACTCGCACAGGAGTTGGATCTCTGA
- a CDS encoding glycoside hydrolase family 18 chitinase: MSTETPLRRSGLRWRLGAGGATRSKAVAGLTALLLPLAAMVGLASPAEAATSATATYVKKSDWGTGFEGQWTVKNTGTTALSSWTIEWDFPSGTAVGSAWDATVTSSGTHWTAKNLSWNGSVAPGASISFGFNGTGTGSPSGCKLNGASCDGGSVPGDNAPSKPGTPTASNVTDTSAKLTWSAATDDKGIKNYDVLRDGAKVATVTTTTYTDTGLTKGTDYSYTVQARDTADQTGPVSSSVAVRTTGTTDPGPGTGDKVNLGYFTEWGVYGRNYHVKNLVTSGSAAKITHINYAFGNVQNGKCTIGDSYADYDKAYTADQSVDGVADTWDQPLRGNFNQLRKLKAKYPHIKVLWSFGGWTWSGGFPQAAQNPAAFAQSCYDLVEDPRWADVFDGIDIDWEYPNACGLTCDTSGPAALKNVASALRTKFGANNLVTAAITADGSTGGKIDAADYAGAAQSMNWYNVMTYDFFGAWAAKGPTAPHSPLNSYSGIPQEGFNSAAAIAKLKAQGVPASKLLLGIGFYGRGWTGVTQAAPGGTATGAAQGTYEAGIEDYKVLKNSCPATGTIAGTAYAHCGTNWWSYDTPATIASKMAWANGQGLGGAFFWEFSGDTANGELVSAMDSGLN; this comes from the coding sequence TTGAGCACTGAAACCCCCCTACGCCGATCCGGACTCAGATGGAGACTCGGAGCCGGCGGAGCCACCAGATCGAAGGCGGTCGCGGGCCTCACCGCGCTGCTTCTGCCCCTCGCCGCGATGGTCGGCCTGGCCTCCCCCGCCGAAGCAGCCACCTCCGCGACGGCCACCTACGTCAAGAAGTCCGACTGGGGCACCGGCTTCGAGGGCCAGTGGACGGTCAAGAACACCGGCACCACGGCCCTGTCCTCCTGGACGATCGAGTGGGACTTCCCCTCCGGCACCGCGGTCGGCTCCGCCTGGGACGCCACCGTCACCAGTTCCGGAACCCACTGGACCGCCAAGAACCTCAGCTGGAACGGTTCGGTCGCCCCTGGAGCCAGCATCAGCTTCGGCTTCAACGGCACCGGCACCGGCTCCCCCTCCGGCTGCAAGCTGAACGGCGCCTCCTGTGACGGCGGCAGCGTCCCCGGCGACAACGCCCCGTCCAAGCCCGGCACGCCGACCGCCAGCAACGTGACGGACACTTCGGCGAAGCTCACCTGGAGCGCCGCCACCGACGACAAGGGCATCAAGAACTACGACGTCCTGCGTGACGGCGCCAAGGTCGCCACGGTCACCACCACGACGTACACCGACACCGGTCTCACCAAGGGCACCGACTACTCCTACACGGTGCAGGCCCGCGACACCGCCGACCAGACCGGTCCGGTCAGCTCCTCGGTGGCCGTCCGCACCACCGGCACCACGGACCCGGGCCCCGGCACCGGTGACAAGGTCAACCTCGGATACTTCACGGAGTGGGGCGTCTACGGGCGCAACTACCACGTCAAGAACCTGGTGACCTCCGGCTCCGCCGCCAAGATCACGCACATCAACTACGCGTTCGGCAACGTCCAGAACGGCAAGTGCACCATCGGTGACTCCTACGCCGACTACGACAAGGCCTACACCGCCGACCAGTCGGTCGACGGCGTCGCCGACACGTGGGACCAGCCGCTGCGCGGCAACTTCAACCAGCTGCGCAAGCTGAAGGCCAAGTACCCGCACATCAAGGTCCTCTGGTCCTTCGGCGGCTGGACCTGGTCCGGTGGCTTCCCGCAGGCGGCCCAGAACCCTGCCGCCTTCGCGCAGTCCTGCTACGACCTGGTCGAGGACCCCCGCTGGGCCGATGTCTTCGACGGCATCGACATCGACTGGGAGTACCCCAACGCCTGTGGTCTCACCTGTGACACCAGCGGTCCGGCGGCACTGAAGAACGTCGCCTCCGCGCTGCGGACCAAGTTCGGCGCCAACAACCTGGTCACCGCGGCGATCACCGCGGACGGCTCGACGGGCGGCAAGATCGACGCGGCCGACTACGCCGGCGCCGCCCAGTCCATGAACTGGTACAACGTGATGACGTACGACTTCTTCGGCGCCTGGGCGGCCAAGGGCCCGACGGCCCCGCACTCCCCGCTGAACTCGTACAGCGGCATCCCGCAGGAGGGCTTCAACTCCGCCGCGGCCATCGCCAAGCTGAAGGCCCAGGGCGTCCCGGCCTCCAAGCTGCTCCTCGGCATCGGCTTCTACGGCCGCGGCTGGACCGGCGTCACCCAGGCCGCACCCGGCGGCACGGCGACCGGAGCGGCCCAGGGCACGTACGAGGCAGGCATCGAGGACTACAAGGTCCTGAAGAACAGCTGCCCCGCGACGGGCACGATCGCCGGCACCGCGTACGCCCACTGCGGCACCAACTGGTGGAGCTACGACACCCCGGCCACGATCGCGTCCAAGATGGCCTGGGCGAACGGCCAGGGCCTGGGAGGCGCGTTCTTCTGGGAGTTCAGTGGTGACACCGCCAACGGCGAGCTCGTGAGCGCCATGGACAGCGGACTCAACTAG
- a CDS encoding F0F1 ATP synthase subunit epsilon — translation MAAELHVELVAADRSVWSGEATLVVARTTSGDIGVMPGHQPLLGVLESGPVTIRTSDGGTVVAAVHGGFISFADDKLSLLAEIAELADEIDVQRAERALDRAKSDTDAAAERRADVRLRAVAVH, via the coding sequence TTGGCTGCTGAGCTGCATGTCGAGCTGGTCGCCGCGGACCGCAGTGTCTGGTCCGGCGAGGCCACCCTCGTTGTCGCACGTACCACGTCCGGCGACATCGGCGTCATGCCCGGTCACCAGCCGCTCCTGGGTGTGCTGGAATCGGGCCCGGTGACGATCCGTACGAGCGACGGCGGGACTGTTGTCGCCGCTGTGCACGGCGGTTTCATCTCGTTCGCTGACGACAAACTCTCGCTGCTGGCGGAGATTGCCGAGCTTGCGGACGAGATCGACGTCCAGCGCGCCGAGCGTGCGCTGGACCGTGCGAAGTCGGACACGGACGCCGCCGCCGAGCGGCGTGCCGATGTGCGACTGCGTGCGGTGGCGGTGCACTAG
- a CDS encoding DUF2550 domain-containing protein has product MVLALWVGGLVVVLVAVGLFVFGLRRRLIQRSGGTFDCSLRWDISQEPDPSGKGWVYGVARYSGDRVDWFRVFSYAPRPRRGLERSAIEVVARRLPEGEEELALLSDSVVLGCLHRGTRLELAMSEDALTGFLAWLEAAPPGQRVNVA; this is encoded by the coding sequence ATGGTCCTCGCTTTGTGGGTGGGCGGTCTGGTAGTCGTACTGGTCGCGGTGGGTCTGTTCGTCTTCGGTCTGCGCAGGCGGCTGATCCAGCGTTCCGGCGGGACCTTCGACTGCAGTCTGCGCTGGGACATCTCGCAGGAACCCGACCCGTCCGGCAAGGGCTGGGTGTACGGAGTCGCGCGCTACAGCGGTGACCGTGTCGACTGGTTCCGGGTGTTCTCCTACGCGCCCCGCCCGCGCCGCGGCCTGGAGCGCTCCGCGATCGAGGTGGTCGCGCGTCGGCTGCCCGAGGGCGAGGAGGAGCTGGCGCTCCTGTCCGACTCCGTCGTGCTCGGCTGTCTCCACCGGGGGACCCGCCTGGAGCTGGCGATGAGCGAGGACGCGCTGACCGGTTTCCTCGCCTGGCTGGAGGCGGCACCGCCCGGCCAGCGGGTGAACGTGGCCTGA
- a CDS encoding sensor histidine kinase, which produces MSPFARPHRHDVLIAVIGLSGGLVLWLAGLHTQNGRLLDAHWVALVPLAVMAGMELLRRSAPQTALVVGTLTLVADQFTTGSLATVLMFTDIMYAAVLYGTPAAARRIPVTTFLVTVAVTIGFLAWFRTAEALLIGVVTGLVSFCPAITGVSVRNHRDAAETARLRADQTALLAEMDRAQAVTAERSRMARELHDMVANHLSAIAIHSTAALSIDDPDTSRDALGVIRQNSVDGLAEMRRLIGLLRAGGGDTRPSAAPTLASLDALVGQAGANSASSGLAVGLTDTREDPGPLPAPVELAAYRIVQESLTNALKHAAPGPVAVRLGGSGNLLTVEVTSVFGSRPGPRAPGSGAGLVGMRERVALLGGTIEAGPVSAGDGTKIWQVRAELPVEERASGK; this is translated from the coding sequence GTGTCCCCCTTCGCGCGCCCGCACCGCCACGACGTACTGATCGCGGTCATCGGGCTGTCCGGCGGCCTGGTGCTCTGGCTCGCGGGCCTGCACACGCAGAACGGCAGGCTCCTCGACGCGCACTGGGTGGCCCTCGTGCCGCTCGCGGTGATGGCCGGGATGGAACTGCTGCGGCGCAGCGCACCGCAGACGGCGCTGGTCGTCGGCACGCTCACCCTGGTCGCGGATCAGTTCACGACGGGCAGTCTGGCCACCGTGCTGATGTTCACCGACATCATGTACGCCGCCGTGCTGTACGGAACGCCGGCCGCGGCCCGCCGGATCCCGGTGACCACGTTCCTGGTCACGGTCGCGGTCACGATCGGCTTCCTCGCCTGGTTCCGCACCGCCGAGGCGCTGCTGATCGGCGTCGTCACCGGGCTCGTCTCGTTCTGCCCCGCCATCACCGGGGTCAGCGTCCGCAACCACCGCGACGCCGCCGAGACCGCCCGGCTGCGCGCCGACCAGACGGCGCTGCTGGCGGAGATGGATCGGGCCCAGGCGGTGACCGCCGAGCGCTCCCGGATGGCCCGCGAACTGCACGACATGGTCGCCAACCACCTCTCCGCGATCGCCATCCACTCCACCGCCGCGCTCTCCATCGACGACCCGGACACCTCGCGCGACGCCCTCGGGGTGATCCGGCAGAACAGCGTCGACGGCCTGGCGGAGATGCGGCGGCTGATCGGGCTGCTGCGCGCAGGCGGCGGTGACACCCGGCCGAGCGCGGCACCGACCCTGGCGTCCCTGGACGCCCTCGTCGGTCAGGCGGGGGCGAACTCCGCGTCCAGCGGACTGGCGGTCGGACTCACCGACACCCGCGAGGATCCGGGGCCGCTGCCCGCACCGGTGGAGCTGGCCGCTTACCGCATCGTCCAGGAGTCCCTGACGAACGCGTTGAAGCATGCCGCGCCGGGCCCGGTGGCGGTCCGCCTCGGCGGTTCGGGCAACCTGCTGACGGTGGAGGTCACCAGTGTGTTCGGCAGCCGCCCGGGACCGCGTGCGCCCGGCTCGGGCGCCGGCCTCGTGGGGATGCGGGAGCGGGTGGCCCTGCTCGGCGGAACGATCGAGGCGGGGCCCGTCTCCGCGGGGGACGGTACGAAGATCTGGCAGGTACGGGCGGAACTGCCCGTCGAGGAAAGGGCGTCGGGGAAGTGA
- the atpD gene encoding F0F1 ATP synthase subunit beta, translating into MTTTVETAAATGRVARVIGPVVDVEFPVDAMPEIYNALHVEVDDPAEAGARKTLTLEVAQHLGDGVVRAISMQPTDGLVRQAPVTDTGKGIMVPVGDITKGKVFNTLGQILNEPEAESQITERWPIHRKAPAFDQLESKTEMFETGLKVVDLLTPYVKGGKIGLFGGAGVGKTVLIQEMIMRVAKLHDGVSVFAGVGERTREGNDLIDEMTDSGVLEKTALVFGQMDEPPGTRLRVALSALTMAEYFRDVQKQDVLLFIDNIFRFTQAGSEVSTLLGRMPSAVGYQPTLADEMGVLQERITSTRGHSITSMQAIYVPADDLTDPAPATTFAHLDATTVLSRPISEKGIYPAVDPLDSTSRILDPRYIAQDHYDTASRVKGILQKYKDLQDIIAILGIDELGEEDKLVVHRARRVERFLSQNTHAAKQFTGLDGSDVPLDESIAAFNSICDGEYDHFPEQAFFMCGGIEDLKANAKELGVS; encoded by the coding sequence ATGACGACGACAGTTGAGACGGCCGCTGCCACGGGCCGCGTCGCCCGGGTCATCGGCCCGGTCGTCGACGTGGAGTTCCCCGTCGACGCGATGCCGGAGATCTACAACGCCCTGCACGTCGAGGTCGACGACCCGGCCGAGGCCGGCGCTCGTAAGACGCTGACCCTCGAGGTCGCCCAGCACCTGGGTGACGGCGTGGTCCGCGCGATCTCGATGCAGCCCACCGACGGTCTGGTCCGCCAGGCCCCGGTGACCGACACCGGCAAGGGCATCATGGTGCCGGTCGGTGACATCACCAAGGGCAAGGTGTTCAACACCCTCGGTCAGATCCTGAACGAGCCCGAGGCCGAGTCGCAGATCACCGAGCGCTGGCCGATCCACCGCAAGGCCCCGGCCTTCGACCAGCTCGAGTCCAAGACCGAGATGTTCGAGACCGGCCTGAAGGTCGTCGACCTGCTGACCCCGTACGTCAAGGGCGGCAAGATCGGTCTGTTCGGTGGTGCGGGCGTCGGCAAGACGGTCCTCATCCAGGAAATGATCATGCGTGTGGCGAAGCTGCACGACGGTGTGTCGGTGTTCGCCGGTGTCGGTGAGCGCACCCGTGAGGGCAACGACCTCATCGACGAGATGACCGACTCGGGCGTCCTGGAGAAGACCGCGCTGGTCTTCGGCCAGATGGACGAGCCGCCGGGCACCCGTCTTCGGGTCGCGCTGTCCGCCCTGACCATGGCGGAGTACTTCCGCGATGTGCAGAAGCAGGACGTGCTGCTCTTCATCGACAACATCTTCCGCTTCACGCAGGCCGGTTCCGAGGTCTCCACGCTGCTCGGCCGCATGCCGTCCGCAGTGGGTTACCAGCCGACCCTGGCCGACGAGATGGGTGTGCTCCAGGAGCGCATCACCTCGACGCGTGGTCACTCGATCACCTCGATGCAGGCGATCTACGTCCCCGCGGACGACCTGACCGACCCGGCCCCGGCCACCACGTTCGCCCACCTCGACGCGACGACGGTTCTTTCCCGTCCGATCTCCGAGAAGGGCATCTACCCGGCCGTGGACCCGCTGGACTCCACGTCCCGCATCCTGGACCCGCGCTACATCGCGCAGGACCACTACGACACGGCCAGCCGCGTCAAGGGGATCCTGCAGAAGTACAAGGACCTCCAGGACATCATCGCGATCCTCGGTATCGACGAGCTGGGCGAGGAGGACAAGCTCGTTGTCCACCGTGCCCGTCGCGTCGAGCGCTTCCTGTCGCAGAACACCCACGCCGCCAAGCAGTTCACCGGCCTGGACGGTTCGGACGTGCCGCTCGACGAGTCGATCGCCGCGTTCAACTCGATCTGCGACGGTGAGTACGACCACTTCCCCGAGCAGGCGTTCTTCATGTGCGGTGGCATTGAGGACCTCAAGGCCAACGCCAAGGAGCTCGGCGTCTCCTGA